In the genome of Streptomyces sp. P3, the window GAGGTACGGGGAGGCGGCCCGAAAGACGTGGGGCGGGCTCTGCGCGGTCGGTCGGCCTTCTGGGCGACGTCTCCGGCGGACGGTGTCGGCCTACTGGAAAGCCGGCACGACCTCCTTGATGAACAGCTCCAGCGACTTGCGCTTCTCCTCGTGGGACAGGCCGGTGTCGATCCAGAAGCTGTACTCGTCGACGCCGAGTTCCTGGTAGGCGCGCAGCCGTTCGATCACTTCGGCGGGGGTGCCGATCATCGCCGTCCTGTGCAGCGCCTCCGGCGCGAACTCGGGACGGCCTTCGAACTTCGACTCCGGGCTGGGGTCGAGGAACCCGTTGCGCGGCGTGGTCTGGTTGCCGAACCAGGCGTCGAAGGTCCGGTAGAACCTGTTGATGGCCTCCGCGGCCGGGCGCCAACCGTCGGGCTCCTCGGGAGAGTGGACGTGGGTGTGCCGCAGCACCATCAGCTCCGGACGCGACACCTCGGGGTGGTCGGCCACCGCGGTGTCGAACTTCCGCTTCAGGTCGACGACTTCCTCGTCCCCCTTCATCAGGGGGGTGACCATGACATTGCAGCCCTGGGCGACGGCGAAGTCGTGGGAGTCCGGGTCGCGGGCGGCGATCCACATGGGCGGCGTGGGCTGCTGCACCGGCTTGGGCACGCTGGTCGACGTCGGGAACTGCCAGATCTCGCCGTCGTGCGCGTAGTCGCCCTGCCAGAGCGCCCGCACGGCGGGCACGAGCTC includes:
- a CDS encoding LLM class flavin-dependent oxidoreductase translates to MRFSLFVHMERWDEEVSHRELFENLTELTLMAEAGGFGTVWIGEHHSMEYTISPSPIPLLAHLAAQTTTIRLGAGTIVAPFWNPIRAAGECALLDVISNGRMEVGLARGAYQFEFDRLAGGLSARDGGKHLRELVPAVRALWQGDYAHDGEIWQFPTSTSVPKPVQQPTPPMWIAARDPDSHDFAVAQGCNVMVTPLMKGDEEVVDLKRKFDTAVADHPEVSRPELMVLRHTHVHSPEEPDGWRPAAEAINRFYRTFDAWFGNQTTPRNGFLDPSPESKFEGRPEFAPEALHRTAMIGTPAEVIERLRAYQELGVDEYSFWIDTGLSHEEKRKSLELFIKEVVPAFQ